The Pseudomonas orientalis genome contains a region encoding:
- a CDS encoding AraC family transcriptional regulator, whose amino-acid sequence MPIRAPLFEQRRAEREVILPEPQHCFRWFEHDYPIDLARWNHHPEFEIHLIRHGSGKLVAGDYIGAFGAGHVALIGPDLPHDWIGDLAPGEYQRGRDVVLQFDGVALLALREALPELGDLQPLFEQARRGLEFKHETAAQAARLMEAIGNAQGLQRLVLFLQLLDTLKNAPPRQIKVLASPRYAPTLDPRSADRINQAFDYLMRELSGEVRVSDIARQLEMSEPGFSRFFKRNTGHGFIELMRKFRVQHACRLLLQSDRSVADICFEVGYANLSNFNRHFRIEMNQTPSEYRRETGLHAVSHLG is encoded by the coding sequence ATGCCCATCCGCGCTCCCCTGTTCGAGCAACGCCGCGCCGAACGTGAAGTGATCCTGCCCGAACCGCAGCACTGCTTTCGCTGGTTCGAGCATGACTACCCGATTGACTTGGCGCGCTGGAACCACCACCCCGAATTCGAAATCCACCTGATCCGCCACGGCAGCGGCAAGCTGGTGGCGGGCGACTATATCGGTGCATTCGGCGCCGGGCATGTGGCGCTGATCGGTCCCGACCTGCCCCACGACTGGATTGGCGACCTGGCACCCGGCGAGTACCAGCGCGGCCGTGACGTGGTGCTGCAATTCGACGGCGTCGCCCTTCTTGCTCTGCGCGAGGCCCTGCCGGAACTTGGCGACCTGCAGCCGCTGTTTGAACAGGCGCGACGCGGCCTGGAGTTCAAGCACGAAACAGCGGCGCAGGCGGCGCGGCTGATGGAAGCCATCGGCAACGCCCAGGGCCTGCAACGCCTGGTGCTGTTCCTGCAACTGCTCGACACCCTCAAGAACGCCCCGCCCCGACAGATCAAGGTCCTGGCCAGCCCGCGCTACGCACCGACCCTGGACCCGCGCAGCGCCGACCGCATCAACCAGGCCTTCGACTACCTCATGCGTGAATTAAGCGGCGAGGTGCGCGTGTCGGATATCGCCCGGCAGCTGGAAATGAGCGAACCAGGCTTCTCGCGCTTTTTCAAACGCAATACCGGCCATGGCTTTATCGAACTGATGCGCAAATTTCGCGTGCAGCACGCCTGCCGGCTATTGCTGCAAAGCGACAGGTCGGTGGCGGACATATGTTTTGAAGTGGGCTACGCCAACCTGTCCAACTTCAACCGGCATTTTCGGATCGAGATGAACCAGACGCCAAGTGAATATCGGCGTGAGACCGGCCTGCACGCGGTCAGTCACCTCGGCTGA
- a CDS encoding nicotinamidase, with protein sequence MTLAKTAIASFDVDAQKSFTPLCPDELPVAGGDLIGAELNYMASLAGRRIGSKDAHSPQAPWVVEQHSQMLQPTGLAHADVTWVSHCVPGTEGFTLLAELPSPYDYDYFVWKGVEPDLHPYGACYHDLHDKLSTGVIEYLKARGIVRVLVGGLALDYCVKTTALQLLKAGLQVVLHLPACRGITEEGSVQAVNELLKAGAAISRTREELAAMATR encoded by the coding sequence ATGACCCTCGCCAAAACTGCCATTGCCTCATTCGATGTGGATGCCCAGAAGAGTTTCACGCCGCTGTGCCCCGACGAACTGCCCGTAGCCGGAGGAGACCTGATCGGTGCCGAACTCAACTACATGGCCAGCCTCGCCGGGCGCCGTATCGGCAGCAAGGACGCCCACAGCCCGCAGGCGCCCTGGGTGGTCGAGCAGCACAGCCAGATGCTGCAACCTACCGGCCTGGCTCACGCCGATGTCACCTGGGTCAGCCACTGCGTGCCGGGTACCGAGGGCTTCACCTTGCTGGCTGAATTGCCCAGCCCCTATGACTACGACTACTTCGTCTGGAAGGGCGTCGAACCCGACCTGCACCCCTACGGCGCCTGCTACCACGACCTGCACGACAAGCTGTCCACCGGCGTCATTGAATACCTCAAGGCCCGGGGCATCGTCCGCGTGCTCGTCGGTGGCCTGGCCCTGGACTACTGCGTCAAGACCACCGCCTTGCAATTGCTCAAGGCCGGCCTGCAGGTGGTGCTGCACCTGCCGGCATGCCGAGGAATCACTGAAGAAGGCAGCGTGCAGGCCGTCAACGAGTTACTCAAGGCCGGTGCCGCCATCAGCCGCACCCGCGAAGAACTGGCCGCGATGGCCACGCGTTAA
- the nadE gene encoding ammonia-dependent NAD(+) synthetase, with translation MHTQERIARALNVDRSLVAGGESQEIQRRIDFIKTTLRASGCKALVLGISGGVDSLLAGRLCQLAVQQLRDEDYAARFIAMRLPYKTQGDEHDAQASLDFILPDHVDTLDIAASVDGLMTSLAAAQASAAQRDFIKGNVKARARMIAQYALANLHNGLVVGTDQAAEALMGFFTKFGDGACDLAPLSGLTKSQVRLLATALGAPAKLAQKPPTADLEELVPGKLDEDAYGCSYAEIDAYLMGEPVSERVRAIVEAAYGKTAHKRALPIAPQ, from the coding sequence ATGCACACTCAAGAACGCATCGCCCGTGCGCTGAACGTCGATCGCTCGCTGGTCGCAGGCGGCGAATCCCAGGAAATTCAACGGCGCATCGATTTCATCAAGACCACGTTGCGCGCTTCTGGCTGCAAGGCGCTGGTGCTGGGCATCAGCGGCGGCGTCGACTCGTTGCTCGCAGGCCGCCTGTGCCAGTTGGCGGTGCAGCAACTGCGCGACGAAGACTACGCCGCGCGCTTTATCGCCATGCGTCTGCCCTACAAAACCCAGGGCGACGAACACGATGCCCAGGCCTCCCTGGATTTTATCCTGCCGGACCATGTCGATACCCTGGACATTGCCGCCAGTGTCGACGGCCTGATGACCAGCCTGGCCGCTGCGCAAGCCAGTGCCGCACAACGCGATTTCATCAAGGGCAATGTCAAGGCCCGCGCGCGCATGATCGCGCAATATGCGCTCGCCAACCTGCACAATGGCCTGGTGGTCGGCACCGACCAGGCGGCTGAAGCGCTGATGGGGTTCTTCACTAAATTCGGCGATGGCGCCTGCGACCTTGCGCCGTTGTCTGGCCTGACCAAATCCCAGGTGCGCCTGCTTGCAACCGCACTCGGTGCCCCGGCAAAACTGGCGCAAAAGCCGCCGACTGCCGATCTTGAAGAACTGGTACCGGGAAAACTCGATGAGGACGCCTACGGTTGCTCGTACGCCGAGATCGACGCGTACTTGATGGGCGAACCGGTGAGCGAGCGGGTGAGGGCGATTGTCGAGGCGGCGTATGGCAAGACAGCGCATAAACGTGCGTTGCCGATTGCCCCGCAGTAG
- a CDS encoding purine-nucleoside phosphorylase codes for MKTFTRLSMAAGLALLSHVVLADSAAPIKPKVVLITMFAPEAQTWIDRLELKQEVRVPGLSAEYPAIRCNTQDVCLLVTGMGQTNAAASTLALALSPRFDLRQSYFLIAGIAGISPKHGTIGTAAWAHYLVEFGTQWELDSRDAPKDWPTGYIGINTKGPNEKPPLDYKTEVFELNPKLQAKAFALSHKVELTESKESAAWRKHYPAAPANQPPQVTRCDTLAGNTWFSGTRLSERAEVWTKLLTDNKGEYCTTQQEDNSTYEALLRASREGLVDIQRLAVVRAGSDFDRPYPGYSEVDNLLKYADQGGFVPALENLYRTGNPLVQAILNNWSAWEKGVPEA; via the coding sequence ATGAAAACTTTTACCCGCCTCTCGATGGCCGCAGGCCTCGCCCTGCTGTCCCACGTGGTGCTGGCGGACAGCGCTGCGCCGATCAAGCCCAAGGTGGTGCTGATCACCATGTTCGCCCCCGAGGCGCAAACCTGGATCGATCGCCTGGAGCTCAAACAGGAGGTACGCGTGCCCGGCTTGTCCGCCGAGTACCCGGCGATTCGCTGCAACACCCAGGACGTGTGCCTGCTGGTGACCGGCATGGGCCAGACCAACGCCGCCGCCTCCACCCTGGCACTGGCCCTGTCGCCCAGGTTCGACCTGCGCCAGAGCTATTTCCTGATCGCCGGGATTGCCGGTATCAGCCCCAAGCATGGCACCATCGGCACGGCCGCCTGGGCGCATTACCTGGTGGAATTCGGTACGCAGTGGGAGCTGGATTCCCGCGACGCGCCCAAGGATTGGCCGACGGGTTATATCGGCATCAACACCAAGGGCCCCAATGAAAAACCGCCGCTGGACTACAAGACCGAAGTGTTCGAGCTCAACCCAAAGCTGCAGGCCAAGGCGTTTGCCTTGTCGCACAAAGTGGAGCTGACGGAAAGCAAGGAGTCCGCCGCCTGGCGCAAGCACTACCCCGCCGCCCCGGCCAATCAGCCGCCCCAGGTCACACGCTGCGACACCCTGGCGGGCAATACCTGGTTTTCCGGCACCCGCCTGAGCGAACGCGCCGAGGTGTGGACCAAACTGCTTACGGACAACAAAGGCGAATACTGCACCACCCAGCAGGAAGACAACTCCACCTATGAAGCGCTGCTGCGCGCCAGCCGCGAAGGGCTGGTGGACATCCAGCGCCTGGCGGTGGTGCGTGCAGGCTCCGACTTTGACCGCCCGTACCCGGGCTACAGCGAAGTGGACAACCTGCTCAAGTACGCCGACCAGGGTGGGTTTGTACCGGCGTTGGAGAACCTCTACCGCACGGGCAATCCGCTGGTACAGGCGATCCTGAACAACTGGTCGGCCTGGGAAAAAGGCGTTCCAGAGGCCTGA
- a CDS encoding L-iditol 2-dehydrogenase — protein sequence MKRLEGKSALITGSARGIGRAFAQAYIHEGATVAIADINLQRAEQTAAELGPQAYAVAMDVTDQASIDAAIAAVVAHAGKLDILINNAALFDLAPIVEITRDSYERLFSINVAGTLFTLQAAARQMIRQGHGGKIINMASQAGRRGEALVAVYCATKAAVISLTQSAGLNLIRQGINVNAIAPGVVDGEHWEGVDALFARHEGLAPGEKKKRVGDEVPYGRMGTAEDLTGMAIFLASKEADYVVAQTYNVDGGNWMN from the coding sequence ATGAAACGACTTGAAGGTAAAAGCGCGCTGATCACCGGATCGGCGCGCGGCATTGGCCGCGCGTTTGCCCAGGCCTATATTCACGAAGGCGCCACGGTCGCCATTGCCGATATCAACCTGCAGCGCGCCGAGCAGACCGCTGCCGAACTGGGCCCCCAGGCTTACGCAGTGGCGATGGACGTCACCGACCAGGCCTCCATTGACGCAGCCATTGCCGCCGTGGTCGCCCACGCCGGCAAGCTGGATATTCTGATCAATAACGCGGCACTCTTCGACCTGGCACCCATCGTCGAGATCACCCGCGACAGCTATGAACGGTTATTTTCGATCAACGTCGCTGGTACGTTGTTTACCTTGCAGGCCGCCGCGCGGCAGATGATCCGCCAGGGCCACGGCGGCAAGATCATCAACATGGCCAGCCAGGCCGGGCGGCGCGGCGAGGCATTGGTGGCGGTGTATTGCGCGACCAAGGCGGCGGTGATCAGCCTGACGCAATCGGCGGGGTTGAACCTGATCAGGCAGGGCATCAACGTCAATGCCATCGCCCCGGGCGTGGTGGACGGTGAGCACTGGGAAGGGGTGGATGCACTGTTCGCCCGGCATGAAGGCCTGGCGCCGGGCGAGAAGAAGAAACGGGTAGGGGACGAGGTGCCTTACGGACGCATGGGCACGGCTGAAGACCTGACCGGCATGGCGATCTTCCTGGCGTCGAAAGAGGCTGACTATGTCGTCGCGCAGACCTACAACGTCGATGGCGGTAACTGGATGAACTAG
- a CDS encoding nucleoside-specific channel-forming protein Tsx translates to MHPTSTPRACLGVSLLLAAVTGLLSAPILAHDQPSDDSAQGETLSPEASPPAKKGAYLSEWFNQDLTLIGSKDISFGPKPQDDVYLEYEYFGRKGPFELYGYIDVPKILGIGNGNDKGAWDHGSPVFMEHEPRISINYLAGRSLAIGPFKEWYVAFDWIYDHGSNKENRANTLYSGLGTDIDTRSRVNLSANFYGRYQWENYGASNEYSWDGYRAQMKYIVPIGKFDNGASLTYIGFTNYDFGSDLHKDNPARTANSLVATNVLLYSFTHLRFTLVGRYFHNGGNWEDGSELNFGEGNFRARSDGWGYYAGVGYQF, encoded by the coding sequence ATGCACCCCACCTCAACGCCTCGTGCTTGCCTTGGTGTTTCCTTGCTACTGGCCGCCGTTACGGGACTACTCAGTGCACCCATTTTGGCGCACGACCAGCCTTCGGATGACTCGGCACAGGGCGAAACCCTCAGCCCCGAGGCCAGCCCGCCGGCGAAAAAAGGCGCTTACCTGTCGGAATGGTTCAACCAGGACCTGACCCTGATCGGCAGCAAGGACATCAGCTTCGGTCCCAAGCCCCAGGACGACGTCTACCTGGAATACGAGTATTTCGGCCGCAAGGGTCCGTTCGAGCTGTACGGCTACATCGACGTGCCAAAGATCCTCGGCATCGGTAATGGTAACGACAAAGGCGCGTGGGACCATGGCTCGCCCGTGTTCATGGAACATGAGCCGCGCATCTCCATCAACTATCTGGCCGGCCGCAGCCTGGCGATCGGGCCGTTCAAGGAATGGTATGTGGCGTTCGACTGGATCTACGACCACGGCAGCAACAAAGAGAATCGCGCCAATACCCTGTACAGCGGCCTTGGCACCGACATCGACACCCGCTCGCGGGTCAACCTGTCGGCCAACTTCTACGGGCGCTACCAGTGGGAAAACTACGGTGCCAGCAATGAATATTCCTGGGACGGCTACCGCGCGCAGATGAAATACATCGTGCCCATCGGCAAATTCGACAACGGCGCCTCGCTGACCTACATCGGTTTTACCAACTACGATTTCGGCTCGGACCTGCACAAGGACAACCCGGCGCGCACCGCCAACTCCCTGGTGGCCACCAACGTATTGCTGTACTCGTTCACCCACCTGCGCTTCACCCTGGTCGGCCGTTACTTTCATAACGGCGGCAACTGGGAGGATGGCAGCGAGTTGAATTTCGGCGAAGGCAACTTTCGCGCCCGCTCCGACGGCTGGGGTTACTACGCCGGCGTGGGCTACCAATTCTGA
- a CDS encoding NUDIX hydrolase: MPLSPYLHTVDLCVLCYSRACGELKLLLNKRDAEPFAGHWALPGVVVNGDVQDLSLQDAVERLRSCDKVGLDLVWNEQVGTVGDAFRDPRCWSSSTYYLGIVTEEVALGSHQAWYSLNAVADGSIKLPFDHNSLVAAVQERLFSKSLYSSLPLMFLGREFSAPEATTIFSLVLARPVLKTSIRQRLLKLTEAGYLRETGRKKQGEGGRPQATVDMVKPGEIYFFDRSFAE; this comes from the coding sequence ATGCCATTGAGCCCCTACCTGCACACCGTCGACTTGTGCGTACTGTGTTACTCCCGTGCCTGCGGGGAATTGAAGCTGTTGCTCAACAAGCGCGATGCCGAGCCCTTTGCCGGACACTGGGCATTGCCGGGTGTGGTGGTCAATGGCGATGTGCAGGACCTGAGCCTGCAGGATGCGGTGGAGCGACTTCGCTCCTGTGACAAGGTCGGCCTCGATCTGGTCTGGAACGAACAGGTGGGCACCGTGGGCGATGCGTTTCGCGATCCGCGCTGCTGGTCATCGTCCACTTACTACCTGGGGATCGTGACCGAAGAAGTCGCTCTGGGCAGCCATCAGGCCTGGTATTCCTTGAATGCGGTCGCCGATGGCAGTATCAAGTTGCCGTTTGATCACAACAGCCTCGTGGCGGCCGTGCAGGAGCGATTGTTTTCCAAATCGCTGTACAGCAGCCTGCCGTTGATGTTCCTGGGCCGTGAGTTCAGCGCACCGGAGGCGACTACGATTTTTTCATTGGTGCTCGCCCGGCCGGTGCTCAAGACCAGTATCCGCCAGCGCTTGCTGAAACTGACCGAGGCCGGGTATCTGCGTGAAACCGGGCGCAAAAAGCAGGGTGAAGGCGGCCGGCCCCAGGCGACGGTGGACATGGTGAAGCCAGGAGAGATCTACTTCTTTGATCGCAGCTTTGCCGAGTAA
- the pncB gene encoding nicotinate phosphoribosyltransferase: MESAYDTESPVIQGLLDTDYYTFTMMQAVLHQHPNVDVEYNFIVRSREKLGHLIPQLRTELEKLAGLQMREGELRFLFNPRFREYLTPDYERFLGLFRFDLRYIHVSEVDGQLNIRVIGPMLHCIMFEQPVLALVSELRNRDKYPDVILEDVTRKLYQKFDWLEKNLSRDELADLRVSDFSTRRRLSFKAQREVVDIMRRDFPGQFLGTSNAHLAYEFDLPLIGTMAHQWLMVHQQLGRLRESQNAALENWVREYRGRLGMALTDCISTDFFLKDFDLYFAKLYDGLRQDSGDPIVWADKVLARYKELGIDPMTKDLMFSDGLNFEKCLPILRHIRGKARFGFGMGTSLACDVDGVEPLSIVMKLVRVHGEPVVKFSDDPVKNVCEDPSFLQYAAQVFNIGSVEV; this comes from the coding sequence ATGGAAAGCGCCTATGACACCGAGTCCCCGGTCATCCAGGGCTTGCTCGACACCGATTACTACACCTTCACCATGATGCAGGCGGTGCTGCACCAGCACCCCAATGTGGATGTGGAATACAACTTCATCGTTCGCTCCAGGGAAAAGCTCGGCCATCTGATCCCACAGTTGCGAACCGAACTGGAAAAGCTTGCCGGCCTGCAGATGCGTGAAGGCGAGCTGCGCTTCCTGTTCAACCCGCGCTTTCGCGAATACCTCACGCCGGATTACGAGCGCTTCCTCGGGCTGTTTCGCTTCGACCTGCGTTATATCCACGTCAGTGAAGTGGACGGGCAATTGAACATCCGGGTGATCGGCCCGATGCTGCACTGCATCATGTTCGAGCAACCGGTACTGGCGCTGGTCAGTGAATTGCGCAACCGCGACAAGTACCCCGACGTGATCCTTGAGGACGTCACCCGCAAGCTCTACCAGAAGTTCGACTGGCTGGAGAAAAACCTCAGCCGCGACGAGCTGGCCGACCTGCGCGTCTCCGACTTTTCCACACGCCGGCGTCTGTCATTCAAGGCCCAGCGCGAAGTGGTGGACATCATGCGCCGCGACTTCCCAGGGCAGTTTCTTGGTACCAGCAACGCGCACCTGGCCTATGAATTCGATTTGCCGCTGATCGGCACCATGGCCCACCAATGGCTGATGGTGCACCAGCAACTGGGGCGCCTGCGCGAAAGCCAGAACGCCGCACTGGAAAACTGGGTGCGCGAGTACCGCGGCCGTCTCGGGATGGCCCTGACCGATTGCATCAGTACCGATTTCTTCCTCAAGGATTTCGACCTGTACTTCGCCAAGCTCTACGACGGCCTGCGCCAGGACTCCGGCGACCCCATCGTGTGGGCCGACAAGGTACTGGCCAGATATAAGGAACTCGGTATCGACCCCATGACCAAAGACCTTATGTTCTCGGACGGTCTGAATTTCGAAAAATGCCTGCCGATCCTGCGGCACATCCGCGGCAAGGCCCGGTTCGGCTTCGGCATGGGCACCAGCCTTGCCTGCGATGTGGACGGTGTGGAGCCACTGAGCATCGTGATGAAGCTGGTGCGGGTACACGGCGAGCCGGTGGTGAAATTCTCCGATGACCCGGTGAAGAACGTCTGCGAAGACCCGTCGTTTTTGCAGTACGCGGCACAGGTATTCAACATTGGTAGCGTGGAGGTATGA